From Watersipora subatra chromosome 2, tzWatSuba1.1, whole genome shotgun sequence, one genomic window encodes:
- the LOC137388061 gene encoding protein unc-93 homolog A-like: MWKRICPQIKDSNNNNLDRPSDEKLYMLAGIYTGCACLAVIIVGVFLQQLPIERNLKIGRCSKKICKPRIIAATFLHMKDYRQALLIPLTMYSGLEQAFFASDYTQAFITCPLGNWWVGYVVICYGAMNACCSLLFGKLVQYVGRIPFFVLGALINIALVTTFLTFQITQENLYIYFILAGFWGMADAIWQTQINALYGVLFKDSHEAAFSNYRLWESIGFIIAFGYQSRLCLPIKAYILLAFLGLGIMGYSIVEWQERRNKTNKMNVN, translated from the exons ATGTGGAAAAGGATTTGCCCTCAGATCAAagacagtaataataataacctaGACCGGCCCTCAGACGAAAAG CTTTACATGCTGGCTGGCATCTACACGGGATGTGCCTGTTTAGCCGTCATCATAGTCGGCGTTTTCCTCCAACAGCTGCCGATTGAAAGAAACCTAAAGATTGGTAGGTGCTCTAAGAAGATCTGCAAACCTCGAATCATAGCCGCTACATTCTTGCACATGAAGGACTACAGACAGGCCCTTCTCATTCCTCTGACTATGTACAGCGGGCTAGAACAAGCCTTTTTCGCCTCAGACTACACACAG GCATTCATTACCTGCCCACTAGGAAACTGGTGGGTAGGTTATGTGGTAATATGTTATGGAGCGATGAATGCTTGCTGCTCTCTCCTCTTTGGCAAGCTTGTGCAGTATGTTGGACGTATCCCATTCTTTGTTCTTG GTGCTCTGATAAATATCGCTCTAGTCACCACTTTCCTCACTTTCCAAATTACTCAAGAGAATCTCTACATATACTTTATACTTGCTGGCTTCTGGGGAATGGCCGATGCTATCTGGCAAACACAGATAAATG CTTTATACGGAGTATTATTTAAAGACAGCCACGAAGCAGCCTTCTCAAACTACAGATTATGGGAGTCTATCGGGTTCATCATAGCCTTTGGCTACCAGAGTAGGCTGTGCTTGCCCATCAAAGCCTACATTCTTCTCGCTTTCCTTGGCTTAGGAATTATGGGCTATAGTATAGTTGAATGGCAAGAGAGAAGAAATAAAACCAACAAAATGAATGTTAACTAA